From a region of the Alosa sapidissima isolate fAloSap1 chromosome 9, fAloSap1.pri, whole genome shotgun sequence genome:
- the klf1 gene encoding Krueppel-like factor 1 has product MAATQAVLPSFSSFSNFSNSSQDMKVWRFEDGSLGSLGFDAQDRRSLLEFHSAEQQDLPPAFREAQLDDEHSANWDMEFLLSSWGSTSPDQGTSQDSNSHRPPAAGQDPGRLFQGSVQERPALKEHAGLDRHYASTGSLMAELLSPEESVSCSIPELYNGGYLGEQQGKPYALHSDTTHQYGVPLGHNPEGPNDHSKVKSWEYGYFPQLPSLMAFPESRFPPVASVDAEAAGGHSQRSAYNILPNYHHHPKLYPHQLGPAAFVHRQAAGVYSSTTSLLPDSTVPSTGLEGKRGRKGVAKKRAAVHSCEYPGCSKTYTKSSHLKAHLRTHTGEKPYLCSWEGCGWKFARSDELTRHFRKHTGQKPYECMLCQRAFSRSDHLALHMKRHI; this is encoded by the exons ATGGCTGCAACTCAAGCTGTACTGCCCTCGTTCAGTTCATTCTCAAACTTCTCCAACTCCAGTCAGGACATGAAG GTGTGGAGGTTTGAGGATGGCTCGCTGGGCTCTCTGGGCTTTGATGCTCAGGACAGAAGGTCACTGCTAGAGTTCCACAGCGCTGAGCAGCAGGACCTGCCACCGGCCTTCAGGGAGGCCCAGCTGGACGACGAGCACAGTGCAAACTGGGACATGGAGTTTTTACTGTCCAGCTGGGGCAGCACGTCACCTGATCAGGGCACCAGTCAGGACTCCAACTCCCACCGGCCCCCTGCGGCTGGTCAAGACCCGGGCCGGCTGTTCCAGGGGAGCGTCCAGGAGCGGCCGGCCCTGAAGGAGCACGCAGGGCTGGACAGGCACTACGCCAGCACTGGCAGCTTGATGGCCGAGCTCCTCTCCCCGGAGGAGTCCGTGAGCTGCTCCATTCCAGAGCTCTACAACGGGGGCTACCTGGGAGAGCAGCAGGGGAAGCCGTACGCTCTCCACTCCGACACCACACACCAGTACGGCGTCCCGCTCGGACACAACCCAGAGGGCCCAAATGACCACAGCAAGGTCAAGTCCTGGGAGTACGGCTACTTCCCTCAACTCCCGTCTTTAATGGCGTTCCCAGAGTCCAGGTTCCCCCCCGTGGCGTCTGTGGACGCAGAAGCCGCCGGGGGTCACTCCCAACGCTCGGCCTACAACATCCTCCcaaactaccaccaccacccaaaGCTGTACCCCCACCAGCTGGGCCCTGCTGCCTTTGTCCACAGGCAGGCAGCAGGGGTCTACAGCTCCACCACCAGCTTGCTCCCTGACTCCACAGTGCCCTCTACGGGCCTGGAAGGGAAACGCGGGCGCAAAGGGGTGGCCAAGAAGAGGGCCGCGGTGCACAGCTGTGAATACCCCGGCTGCAGCAAGACCTACACCAAGAGCTCACACCTCAAAGCGCACCTGCGCACTCACACAG GTGAGAAGCCCTACCTGTGCTCGTGGGAGGGCTGTGGGTGGAAGTTTGCCCGTTCGGATGAGTTGACCCGCCACTTCCGCAAACACACGGGCCAGAAGCCTTACGAGTGCATGCTGTGCCAGAGAGCCTTCTCCCGCTCTGACCATCTGGCCCTGCACATGAAGAGACATATATGA
- the LOC121718761 gene encoding uncharacterized protein LOC121718761 isoform X1, whose protein sequence is MVLYQHHILMILLLISCSHLLGVALESDPKPTSGPLVPSLVQLPSVGDSLVFLCTAPGDHRALHFDLYGSKRLCNTVKHQTEECGAIFTVNRKEVTSEKDFCCLFKDSQNKPSAFSSYVYAKLDEKVSPLPPPVLTFSSGAACSGQPLTFHCSVPLCIRPKAVLLLSQSSVTDSAGRQSALRSPSSVVSSSSDPSFSVVPVDGAFYSCLYQMTVSTDLTINSSASQAVTVTLSHGPNAEEEAKEGEEGESPDWALVLGAMSAAVLFLAIVIGLGVIVHKRVKDAAREKKKRENAKFWTTVHARDHIVDLPISRLSICFKDTGPVSDEYAVPKSLSTFANPNFC, encoded by the exons ATGGTACTTTATCAACATCACATTCTCATGATACTCCTACTGATAAGCTGCTCTCACCTATTAG gtgtagcCCTGGAGTCTGACCCCAAACCGACCAGCGGGCCTCTGGTCCCCTCTCTCGTCCAGCTGCCTTCTGTTGGGGACAGCCTTGTGTTCCTGTGTACTGCTCCGGGGGACCATCGGGCGCTGCACTTTGACCTCTACGGAAGCAAACGTCTGTGTAACACAGTCAAGCACCAAACTGAAGAGTGTGGTGCCATTTTTACTGTGAATCGCAAAGAAGTGACCAGTGAAAAGGATTTCTGCTGCCTTTTCAAAGACTCTCAGAACAAACCCAGCGCGTTCAGCTCTTATGTGTACGCCAAATTAGATG AGAAGGTCAGCCCTCTCCCCCCGCCTGTCTTGACGTTCTCCAGCGGAGCGGCCTGTAGTGGTCAGCCGTTGACCTTCCACTGCTCTGTGCCTCTGTGTATCCGTCCGAAGGCCGTCCTGCTGCTCAGCCAAAGCAGCGTCACCGACAGCGCCGGACGTCAGAGCGCGCTGCGGAGTCCCAGCTCGGTGGTGTCCAGCTCCAGTGACCCCAGCTTCAGCGTGGTGCCGGTGGACGGGGCGTTCTACTCCTGCCTCTATCAGATGACCGTCTCCACAGACCTGACCATCAACTCCAGCGCTAGTCAAGCCGTCACGGTCACTCTCTCACATGGACCAAACGCAG AAGAAGAAGcaaaagaaggagaagaaggagagagccCAGACTGGGCCCTGGTGCTGGGAGCCATGTCTGCAGCTGTGCTGTTTCTAGCCATAGTCATAGGCCTGGGGGTCATTGTACACAAGAGAG TGAAAGATGCGGcgagggagaagaagaaaag GGAGAATGCTAAATTCTGGACTACAGTGCATGCAAGAGACCACATTGTAG ATCTCCCCATTTCACGGCTGAGCATTTGCTTCAAG GATACTGGACCAGTCAGTGATGAATATGCTGTTCCAAAGAGTCTCTCCACATTTGCTAATCCGAACTTCTGTTGA
- the LOC121718761 gene encoding uncharacterized protein LOC121718761 isoform X2, whose amino-acid sequence MVLYQHHILMILLLISCSHLLGVALESDPKPTSGPLVPSLVQLPSVGDSLVFLCTAPGDHRALHFDLYGSKRLCNTVKHQTEECGAIFTVNRKEVTSEKDFCCLFKDSQNKPSAFSSYVYAKLDEKVSPLPPPVLTFSSGAACSGQPLTFHCSVPLCIRPKAVLLLSQSSVTDSAGRQSALRSPSSVVSSSSDPSFSVVPVDGAFYSCLYQMTVSTDLTINSSASQAVTVTLSHGPNAGVSRSLSHMDQTQKKKQKKEKKERAQTGPWCWEPCLQLCCF is encoded by the exons ATGGTACTTTATCAACATCACATTCTCATGATACTCCTACTGATAAGCTGCTCTCACCTATTAG gtgtagcCCTGGAGTCTGACCCCAAACCGACCAGCGGGCCTCTGGTCCCCTCTCTCGTCCAGCTGCCTTCTGTTGGGGACAGCCTTGTGTTCCTGTGTACTGCTCCGGGGGACCATCGGGCGCTGCACTTTGACCTCTACGGAAGCAAACGTCTGTGTAACACAGTCAAGCACCAAACTGAAGAGTGTGGTGCCATTTTTACTGTGAATCGCAAAGAAGTGACCAGTGAAAAGGATTTCTGCTGCCTTTTCAAAGACTCTCAGAACAAACCCAGCGCGTTCAGCTCTTATGTGTACGCCAAATTAGATG AGAAGGTCAGCCCTCTCCCCCCGCCTGTCTTGACGTTCTCCAGCGGAGCGGCCTGTAGTGGTCAGCCGTTGACCTTCCACTGCTCTGTGCCTCTGTGTATCCGTCCGAAGGCCGTCCTGCTGCTCAGCCAAAGCAGCGTCACCGACAGCGCCGGACGTCAGAGCGCGCTGCGGAGTCCCAGCTCGGTGGTGTCCAGCTCCAGTGACCCCAGCTTCAGCGTGGTGCCGGTGGACGGGGCGTTCTACTCCTGCCTCTATCAGATGACCGTCTCCACAGACCTGACCATCAACTCCAGCGCTAGTCAAGCCGTCACGGTCACTCTCTCACATGGACCAAACGCAGGTGTGTCACGGTCACTCTCTCACATGGACCAAACGCAG AAGAAGAAGcaaaagaaggagaagaaggagagagccCAGACTGGGCCCTGGTGCTGGGAGCCATGTCTGCAGCTGTGCTGTTTCTAG